A section of the Triticum dicoccoides isolate Atlit2015 ecotype Zavitan chromosome 7A, WEW_v2.0, whole genome shotgun sequence genome encodes:
- the LOC119333487 gene encoding uncharacterized protein LOC119333487, with amino-acid sequence MAAAGKSKEADAARCRRHPSHRHAAGVCPFCLSDRLSRLSAAASEPSSASSSGAASVASAQTAPPCREARRARLGMLMRQDVPEAAAGGHHGKKEVGTAPAEEKKPAKRGNFWTRLQQASWYRRDGCSVASVKKGAAAAPPHKRAASLF; translated from the coding sequence ATGGCCGCGGCGGGCAAGTCCAAGGAGGCGGACGCGGCGCGGTGCAGGAGGCACCCGAGCCACCGGCACGCGGCCGGCGTCTGCCCCTTCTGCCTCAGCGACCGCCTCTcgcgcctctccgccgccgcctccgagcCGTCGTCGGCGTCCTCGTCCGGGGCGGCGAGCGTCGCGTCGGCCCAGACGGCGCCGCCCTGCCGCGAGGCGCGCCGGGCGAGGCTGGGGATGCTGATGCGGCAGGACGTGCCGGAGGCGGCCGCGGGCGGTCACCACGGCAAGAAGGAGGTTGGGACTGCGCCAGCCGAGGAGAAGAAGCCGGCGAAGAGGGGCAACTTCTGGACCCGGCTGCAGCAGGCGAGCTGGTACAGGAGGGACGGCTGCTCGGTGGCGTCCGTGAAGAagggcgccgccgccgcgccgccgcacaaGCGGGCGGCGTCGCTGTTCTGA
- the LOC119333485 gene encoding LMBR1 domain-containing protein 2 homolog A-like, with product MWVFYLIALPLTVGMVAATLRYFAGPAVPLHVLATVGYAWLCSLSFVILVPTDIYTTITGNQKGDVGFFWSWSYWSSFVLAWAIIPTIKGYEDAGDFTVKERLKTSIRANLLYYEIVGSIGFFGIVLIIIMHHDWGGAILGFAMACSNTFGLVTGAFLLGFGLSEIPKDIWRNADWTRRQKILSHMVAKMTVKLDNARQEYCNTITVVQATSKQMSKRDPLRPFMDIIDNMLAQMLRDDPLFKLSGGNKLAENDMDYDTDKKTMAALRRRLRIAHEEYCRCKSKYTTSVMEALELEDTVTNYEQHDADGWKYVSDLRESRSGTLGSFLDHIEFIWRCILLNRLLKVLSVLLGCISAAILLAEATLLPTGVHLSLFSVLINAAGKQEILVQVVAFAPLMYMCICTYYPLFRIGMMVVYSLTPGQTSSVSLLMICSMVARYAPAISYNFLNLVHLGGDVRTTFEKRMGSIDDAVPFFGRNFNRIYPLIMVVYTILVAGNFFSYLFEIFGSWKRFKFWTEEEEDTNGFDPSGVMILQKERSWIEQARKLGEQVTPLARNFSSVSEDVESGTMLQGVEKLVVIKAAPHSPKREGGAQSKYGVNADHKYSSITEQPSSQKSVKQVKEETRSTSTSVLLEAGDSENPSPPVSVVPDLSAGTASRWASMKAGFRSFKSSMSAKRLLPSSLSRTSSSTSDSLDEIFRGLKRHSSNPRADVEYLDEDDSALETDRAIR from the exons ATGTGGGTCTTCTACCTGATAGCGCTGCCGCTGACGGTGGGGATGGTGGCGGCCACGCTGCGCTACTTCGCCGGCCCCGCCGTGCCGCTCCACGTCCTCGCCACCGTCGGCTACGCCTGGCTCTGCTCCCTCTCCTTCGTCATCCTCGTCCCCACCGACATCTACACG ACAATTACCGGCAACCAAAAGGGTGACGTCGGATTCTTTTGGAGCTGGTCTTATTGGAGCTCGTTTGTCCTAGCATG GGCTATCATTCCTACCATTAAAGGCTATGAGGATGCTGGAGATTTCACAGTTAAAGAAAGGCTGAAAACCAGTATCCGAGCGAACTTGCTCTATTATGAAATTGTGGGATCTATCGGCTTTTTTGGAATAGTTCTGATTATAATCATGCATCATGATTG GGGTGGTGCTATCTTGGGCTTTGCTATGGCATGCTCAAATACCTTTGGACTAGTGACAGGTGCCTTTCTTCTTGGTTTTGGCTTGAGCGAAATTCCAAAGGATATATGGAGAAATGCTGATTGGACTCGCCGTCAAAAAATTCTCTCTCACATGGTTGCAAAGATGACTGTAAAACTTGATAATGCTCGCCAAGAATATTGCAACACAATCACT GTTGTTCAAGCCACATCAAAACAAATGTCCAAGCGTGACCCACTAAGGCCTTTTATGGATATTATTGATAATATGCTAGCTCAAATG CTGAGAGATGACCCGCTGTTCAAGCTTTCTGGTGGAAACAAACTAGCAGAAAATGATATGGATTATGATACTGACAAGAAAACGATGGCTGCACTTCGACGTCGACTTAGGATAGCTCATGAGGAGTACTGTAGGTGTAAAAG CAAATATACGACTTCTGTCATGGAAGCCCTTGAACTGGAAGACACAGTGACAAATTATGAGCAACATGATGCAGACGGATG GAAATATGTATCAGATTTAAGGGAAAGTCGATCAGGCACACTAGGATCCTTCCTTGACCATATAG agttcatttggcgCTGTATACTGTTAAACCGACTCCTGAAAGTTCTTTCTGTTCTCCTTGGTTGCATCTCAGCTGCCATATTGTTGGCTGAGGCCACTTTGCTGCCAACTGGTGTCCATTTGTCACTTTTTTCTGTTCTTATAAATGCTGCAGGAAAGCAAGAAATTTTAGTCCAG GTTGTTGCATTTGCTCCACTGATGTACATGTGCATTTGCACATATTATCCACTCTTTAGGATAGGGATGATGGTGGTCTATTCACTGACTCCAGGACAAACTAGCTCTGTCAGCCTGCTTATGATCTGCTC AATGGTTGCAAGATACGCACCTGCTATTTCTTACAACTTTCTGAACCTCGTTCATCTTGGTGGTGATGTTAGAACTACTTTTGAGAAG AGGATGGGGAGCATTGATGATGCAGTTCCTTTCTTTGGGAGAAACTTCAACAGAATATATCCACTCATTATGGTTGTTTATACTATACTGGTCGCGGGCAATTTCTTCAGCTATCTGTTCGAAATATTTGGAAGCTGGAAAAGGTTCAAATTCTGGACCGAGGAAGAAGAGGATACAAACGGATTTGATCCATCTGGAGTGATGATTCTGCAGAAAG AAAGATCTTGGATCGAGCAAGCGCGCAAACTCGGCGAGCAGGTCACTCCATTGGCAAGAAACTTCAGTTCCGTTAGCGAAGACGTTGAATCTGGAACCATGCTACAG GGTGTAGAAAAGTTGGTGGTGATAAAAGCAGCTCCACATTCTCCCAAAAGGGAAGGAGGAGCCCAGTCAAAATATGGTGTCAACGCTGACCACAAATACTCCTCCATCACAGAACAGCCCAGCAGTCAAAAGTCAGTTAAACAAGTGAAAGAGGAAACCCGTTCCACTTCCACCTCTGTTCTGCTCGAAGCAGGGGACTCTGAAAACCCATCTCCTCCTGTTAGTGTGGTGCCAGATTTATCAGCTGGAACCGCGTCGAGATGGGCGTCGATGAAGGCGGGGTTTCGGAGCTTCAAATCGAGCATGAGTGCCAAGAGGCTGCTTCCTTCGAGCCTGTCGCGCACGAGCTCGTCGACGTCGGACTCGCTGGACGAGATCTTCCGGGGGTTGAAACGTCACTCGAGCAACCCACGGGCGGATGTGGAGTACCTTGACGAGGATGACAGCGCCCTCGAAACGGATCGAGCGATTCGATGA